The Emys orbicularis isolate rEmyOrb1 chromosome 9, rEmyOrb1.hap1, whole genome shotgun sequence genomic sequence CTGAGCTAGTGCATCTCACAGACACGGCCTCTGTGTACGCATTTGGTCCAAGTCCCTCCCAGTCATCCTTGCCACTTCCCAACCTGCTAACGTATTCTGTTCAAACATCCTAAAAATTTTGCTTTCAAGCATAAAAACAGgcatggtttcccccccccccccaaaaagagtgAGATCAAAAGTTTGAGCatgggaaaaaaaggaaatttctgTAAAGGTACAATGCTATTATATAATTTACCTTTCCTTCTGTTACAGCTGCTGTCACTTATCCATGCAGACGTGTCAGAACTGTACCTCAGACCATCATGCCTTTGAAGGTAATCAACCTGCAACAATTAAAACAGATATGACAGAGctagaacagatttaaaatggTTATCCAACCTATAACTGTCCCGGTCCCAGAAAAGTCACAAGCTTGGGTTTGCAGATTAATGTGTTTCAAGTTTTACTACTTCTCTTTAAGTGGTGGAAGGTTCACTGGCTTGGAATGGACTGGAATGGCTTAGTGATAGGTTGCATGGCTTATGGATTCTCATTCCTTTCCAATGGTGCACTGCCATGTTAAATCCATAAGATGAACGGCAAATTTATTTTGAGGACTAGAGTAgtaacaaggtttttttttttagttggagGTCTTCAAGTCTACTATATTCAAGAGCATCTTTTGAACTTCATGGCTCTACCTGGGACATGACAACTCACCACAGGTTCTGCCACTTGTACTAGAATTTCCccatataatgcagtttcacaaAACTAATATAAAATCAGGCATCCAACTAAACGTCAAGTTTGCAATGGCTTGCTTGAAAATGCCCAATATCCGAGCTGATATATTTGGCAATCTAAGCCAATTCCTGATTTCATCAGGATTTTAATATTTGTTAGAAATATAGTATATGCAGCTTGTTTTAAGTGTCTTCAATGAAACATACTGGGCATAGAATTCCCCCTCCCAACCCTACTTTGCAACACATTTTGTCTACGAGCTGCATTCTTAAACGCTTTAGTTTCAAAATTGATGCCATACATGCTTTATATCCATAAGAAGAAATGTTGAATTTGGAAGACTTCTAATGCTTTCCAGCATTGCTTTTCCATAAGATATTGTTTTAAATACAGAAAGCACTTCCATTGCCATGACGTACAGCATGTCTTACTGTACTAAGAGGAAGGTAATTTGGTTCAATTTTGACAGACTGAAAAACTAGTTTGCTTTGCTTACCCATCTTTGCTGTTTCACAGGCATTTGATGCTTTAAATCTGTTGTGGAATGCTGAAAGATTCACTTGTTTTTATGAAGTCATAAGCCTTTGAGAAGTTGGAGAGAAAGACTTCTTTGCTTATCTTATTTTCTCCATTTGCCTTTGGAATCAAAGATGTTCCTTTAAAAGTGAGACACTACACAGAGTTGCAAAAATTTGAAACAGTATGAGTAAGCATCGTTTTGTAGCTTCTTTGATGGAACTGGTCAAACCTTTTATTTACAGTATTCTGTAGTTGACTTATTAcatgtaaatggtttattttggGGGAGAGGTCCTTGCAAATTCCCAGCAAAACAGTAGGAAGGCAAAGTATGGTCAGCATTATCCATTTGCTGTTTCTGGTTTAGTGACTGAATGgaatcctgatttttttctttacacaAGGATCTGAAGAAATTTTGAACTGGGAATATTGTGTGATTTCAGAACCAAGAGGAAACTGAAATTATAGTGTGGCACATCCCCACCACCCTCCAAGTAACTAATTTGTTTAGAATGAGAGTTTGAATGTGTAGAACGATCCATCTCCATTTTAGATGGCTAGATGTTGTGTGGAAGATCTTAGAACTGCTTGTTCCATTCATGAGGAAAATCAGATGGGAAGTGTGGCATTTCAGGGAAACTTTTACTTTGAAAGTTACAACACTAGTACACAGCTCAACTTTTATACATTTAACATCTGctttttgaaagaaatgttaacaattttgaaatgaaattaaacattgttttaacttttcctcacaaAAGCATAAAAATCATGGAGGGGGAAACTTAACAGGCAACAATAAAAAAAGGTAAGAACAACTTTTCCTTTTAGTAGTCCTCTGGTAGTAAAGATAGAACAACTTCCACTTGGGTTTGTGAGAAGTAATCTGTCTTGGTCCAAAAGTTTATGATTGTTTTTCAGTATCTGCTTCTGCCTCCACCCCTATCAGATCGGCTTCCTCCACGGCCACCACCTCTGGGTGCTCCGCGGCTTGAACTGCTGTATGAATCACGGGGAGGAGGGTAACCCCTTTCCATGGAAGGGGGAAGACCTCTGTCTTGTCTTCCAACACGATCACGACCACTTGAGTAGACATCACTTCTGCTGCTTGAATAACTTTCTCGACTTCCATATCCATCTCGTGTACTGCCGTAATCATCATAGCGACTGCTTCCACCATAAGATGGCGGGGGCCCTCGTGCAGGTGGAGCACTACGTGAGTTACCTGCAGGGTCAATGGTCAGGTAATATGGCAACACTATAAGTTATATATAAcaatttaaatctgaatttaCAGAATTGCTGCACTAAAGTTTACTGTTACTCTTTTGTATGAATTGAGATGTTCATAATATAATCTGCCATGTTGGGACATTTATAGTGGGGGCTGTGTATCAGGCAGCGAATGAATTTAAAGACTGTTTGAAAGGACTGAAGACGGTGTTTATTTCAAGCAGGCTCTTTTGGGGGACATTCCAGAACAGCTTGTTATTTTTAGAGAAGAAACTCAGCCATATTTTCCAGTGATAGTTGCAATTCTGAACTGTAGACTTTGCTTCGTTAGGTTATGGTAATCATTTGATCATCTTGTTAAATAAACTAAATTGCATTCTCACTTTCACTGTGAGGAGAAAACTGAGTGTGACATTCCCCCTTAAATGCAAGCAGCCTAGTAAATCAGGATTAGGAAGCCTTTACAAACTCTGCTACAAGATCCTCAAAATGGGTCCTTACCATAACTCTCATATGAATCTCTGTAAGAGCCTCCACTTGGATGATCTGAATAGTCTCTATCGCGTCCACCACCATAGCCATCACGATCACTATAAGAAGAAAAACTGCTGAGACTTACTACAAATCAGTGTTGACACAGGGTGTGACTGAAGTTGAGAAAAATACAATGCTAGGTACCTGTATCCTCTAGAGGGGTACTCATCACGTGAGCTGGAATGACCATAATCACGGTATGCATAATCTCTTGGAGGTGGCGCATAATCTCTTGTATCCCTGGAACTTGGATAATCTCTACTTGAATAACTAGAAAAAAGTGATAGTTGTATTATTTATGAGGtatcatagggctggaagggaccttgagaggtcatctagtccagtcccctgcactcatggcaggactaagtattatctagaccatccctgacaggtgtttatctaacctgctcttaaaaatctccaatgatagagattccacaacctccctaggcaatttagtccagtgcttaaccacccccataggaagtttttcctaatgtgcaaCCTAATCCATCCTTGCTTcaatttttcctccctcctctctgTAACCACCTTGTATGTACTTGAATcgccgctcagtcttctcttctccagactaaacaaacccaattttttcagtcttccctcacaggccatgttttctagacctttaatcattttcattgcttttctctagactttctccaatttgtccgcatctttcccaaaatgtggtgcccagaactggacagaatactccaCTTCAGaactaatcagcatggagtagagtggaagaattatttcttatGTCTGgtttacagcactcctgctaatacatcgtTGAATGACATTTGCTTCCTGCCCCCGCCAAACTGTGTTAcagttaactcatatttagcttgtgatccagtaTGATCATCAGCTAACTTTCCAcagaactccttcctaggcagtcatttcccattttgtatgtgtgcaattgattgttccttcctaactggagcactttgcatttgtccttattgaatttcatcctatttacctactaccattttgatttttaatcttatcctccaaagcacttgctcccagcttggtatcgtccgcaaactttgtaagcgtactctctatgctattatctaaacCACTGATGAAGACGTtgaacagaatttgacccagagagtagttagttattagtggttcacattcaagctggaagggcatattgagtgggctCCTGTATGGATCCGttctgggtcaaattctgttcaACGTCTTCATCAGTGgtttagataatagcatagagagtacgcttacaaagtttgcggacgataccaagctgggagcaagtgctttggaggataagattaaaaatcaaaacagaatttgacccagaaCGGATCCATACAGGagcccactcaatatgcccttccagcttgaatgtgaaccactaataactaactactctctggaattgttttccaactagttatgcatccaccttatagtagctccatctacggtgtatttccctagtttgtttatgagaagttcatgcgagatagtatcaaaatgccttactaaagtcaaaatataccacatctaccacttgtTACCccgtcaaagaaagctattagattaGCTTGACAATTTGTTCtcaacaaatccatgctgttacttatcaccttattatctgcAAGTTGattaattccccaggttgtccttatttccctttttatagataggcactacatttgcccttttccagtcctctggaatctctctcgtcttccatgacttttcaaagtcaATTGCTAATGTTTAGATATCTCCTCAATTAGCttcttaagtattctaggatgtatttcatcaggccgtggcgacttgaagacatctaacttgtctaggtaatttttaaattgttctttccctattttagcctctgatcctacctcattttcacattATGTTAGACGcccaattgctactaacctttcTGGTGAAAGCTGAAAcgaagtcatttagcacttccaccatttccacattttgttATTGTACTCCCTCACCAGCATTGTGTACCGTGCCTacactgtccttggtcttcctcttgcttctaatgtatttctgAATGCTttattgttaccctttatgtctctagctaatttaatctgtttttgtgccttggcctttctaattttgtccctacatacttgcaTTATTTGGTTATATtcctcctttgtaatttgacttagtttttccctttagacttgctttccatgggaccttaccaaCCAACTGCCTGAGTTTGGTTAAGTctaccttcttgaaatccattatctttattgtgctgttctccttcctaccattccttaaaatcatgaactctatcatttcatgatcactttcacgtAAGCTAccctccactttcaaattctcaaccagctccTCATAGATTAGCATAATTCTCTGCAAGCAAAATTAGAAATCAGGACCCTGGTATTAACCTTTAACTATAATGCATTAACTTTACCTGTCTTTTGTACTATAACCATCATCTCTTGGCGACATGTAGACATCTCTCCGTGATGGCATTGGCTCTCTGCGTGGAGGACCACCATAACTGTCTCTTCCACGTGATACAGGAGCTTTAAAGAAGGACAATTCAGGTAAAccaactatttaaaaatgaaGCAAGAATGAAGGacaactgctgcagaggaagttcCTCAAATGCAAAGTTGTATTAACAGTATAGTTCAGAGTTATTTAGGAGATCACTTTGCTATAgtctgcattcagtgcaatactGTTTCATGGCTCTGCTAGTCAAACTAAGAAACAGCAGTAGAGGAACATCTTTAAAAAGTCAGACCTGAAAGTTCTGCTGACACGAAGATTAATAGTATAATGTTTGGTTGTATCGCTAACAAACAATGAATTTGATTTAAAGCGATTGGTGATTTGTTACAGGCATGGATAAATCCAGCCTCGTTATTCCAGACAACCAAAAAAACACATTGAACAACTCCTTACCTCTCCCTCCCATTCCACTACTGCTACGCACTGGCCCTGAAGGTGCCGATCTTTTAGGTGGAGGTCCGCCACTTCGTGGAGGTGGACCCCTTTTCATTGGAAGTGGCCCTCTAGAAGAACCTAAAAAGATAAAGAGTAAGACAACCGGTTATTTACGTGAAGAACTAGATAAGCCATTTTTTATATTGCTGCAGTTTAAATGTCTAAAATTTGAGATACTTAAGCAGTGGCAAATCAGTACCATCAAGCCAGAGCAGAAATCTGTAGGAGGAACTTAGAACTGCAACACTGACCACATGCATGCTCCCTGAGATTCCAAAATGGCCCTTTTTTTGGTACAGCGGTCAAATCTGGGAAGCCCCAGTCAGGAATAAAAGATGCAGTGTGACCAAAGGAGGAAGAGCAACGTAAATCAGATTACATGGTCACATAGCCTAGACAATGCACAAGTCCACTGTTTCCAGATAATGTGGCCAAATAAGGAACAGAACAGCCTAAAAGCAGATTTGACCACATCCTACCCTCGAAGTTATGCAGGACCCACTATACAGACCCCACAGAACAGAAATCCTTAAGTATTTAGGGGGAACTGCTTTCTGGCTGTTTTGCATTCAAGCTTCAGCTACACCGCAGATAAGGGACTACTTGCTTCTCCCATTAAGAAAGCAGCGTGTTTCATTTTAGTCCAGTATCCAAACACTAACAAAACCTTGTGTGCTACTCTAATGTTTTCTACATCAAAGGATAGCCAGTCGAATCTCTCTCCTAAAAGCTACAGCTCTAGACCATGCTATATTAAACAAGCAGCGCTCAAAGTTTGCAGAATTAAGCTTGACCCTGCAAGGATCAATCCCTGAAGTCAGCAGCTATTGCTTACTGAGTTTGTGTCTTCTGGCAGTAAGACTTCAAATTGTTCACCTTTTTCCCAGCTGCAAGATGATTTTCAAACCAGGACACCAGAAAGCTTCCTCGCTCGCTTGGCAGGAGTTTTGCTTTCCATTTTAGCCCAAAGTCAAGCAGAGTGTTATATGCAGAAAGGAACCCTCACACACTAGAAGGTTTAAGTCTAATTACCTAGCCAATAATCTGACTCAACTGCAGAATGCACATTTtgatcagttttattttaaaaacaaggaatACTTTATTCAGTGGCTTAATTTTTCAGAAGGATATTGTCACCTTCCAAAACTGATAGTCTTGCATGTTGTCCGAGTATAATCAGATATGTAAATACATACCCAAGTGACTCCCTCTTGAAGGTGGTCCTCTtgctccacttccgcctcttCCACCTCTAAGGCCCCTGGGAGGACCTCTGCTTCTTGAAGGGGGCGGTGGCCCACGTCTACCACCACTTTCAAAGGATGGCTTGGTTGCTTGTTCCACTTTAATTGCTTTCCCATCTAGTGACTAAAAAAAAGAAGCGGTTTTACTCAGTGCTCAGTTATGCTCTATGTCGTAAATAAGcaactgggctggatggaccattggtctgacccagtagagccATTCTTATATTCAGCTTTCCTGTTACTGGGCTTTTACAAGCCTACTTAATTTATAATGTAATTCTAGAAcagctctgaatcttcagaatgCCAGTATAAACAACTGGGAATGTACTCAGAAGGAATACGTTCTACAGGAAGGTCCTTTGCTCCTGTGGCACTTAAGGAAAATCTGAAGCAATTTCAGAAATTAGAACTCTGGTATTTTTGCGGTGTTTAACTTAGAACATATTATTTAAAACAGACATATGTTCTATGTATGTACTACTCTCTCCAGTTTCAGTTTTCAATAGGCCATAGGATTTTTGTACCAAACTATAGTGGCATCAGAAGTTCCAGGGATGAAGCTTAAAAGTTTGTCAGGTGGAGCTTTTGGCACATGGGAAGGCAGTTGGATGCATTCACTTGATGTTTCTGCTAAGATGATCAGCCATGAACTAAATTAAAACTGGCATGAAAACTAAAGGCAGTTTCAGAATTAACACTGAACTGAACTGGGCAGTTGATACTTTTGCACTATTGCATCAGGCTGCCTACTCAAAAAGGTGACAGTCAGTTTATGTTGTTTTCAAGGTTCTCTGAAACCACtagggatagatttttttttttttttttaaaagcaagaacTGATTCTAGATTTAAAGGCACGGCTCTACAAAAATGGGTGCCTTGTGGGGCCATAATACAAGCCCAGCGTTCAATATATTCAACAAGTAAACTCAAAGTTTTACGGCTGCTTTATTACCAGCCTATTATATGCTGGATTATCAAAAGTTTTGGAATCAAAGAGTCAAGAGTCCTTAAAGGATTTGAGCCTATCTACCAAGACTGCAAGCTCTGTGAAAGGTGTGTGTTATTTAGGTTTCTGCACATCTACTCTGCCCAGAACTCAAAAAGGACAAAAATGCTGCGCTAAATACATCATCTCATTAAAAAGAATCAAATTGATTATTTTTGTTCTCCCTTTCTGCAGTTAGTGATTATGAGGCCATCACTCACCAGTGAAGAGAGGTGTCTGCAGCCTGTAGGTGGTGACACCCCCTTACCACCCACATCTTTGAAGCTTTATAGAAATTAGTTCCCTATGGTGCAGTACAAGCACTCTCCCATAGCATCTGTTACCCAAGAGTCCAACTCAGTCTGTTGGATACAAGCTGGAGACACAAATATTGGTAAACTGGATTGTTTAAATTAGAACTACTATGACAAGGCATCTTCAAGGCTCATGGAAAAGC encodes the following:
- the RBMX gene encoding RNA-binding motif protein, X chromosome isoform X2 gives rise to the protein MVEADRPGKLFIGGLNTETNEKALEAVFGKYGRIVEVLLMKDRETNKSRGFAFVTFESPADAKDAARDMNGKSLDGKAIKVEQATKPSFESGGRRGPPPPSRSRGPPRGLRGGRGGSGARGPPSRGSHLGSSRGPLPMKRGPPPRSGGPPPKRSAPSGPVRSSSGMGGRAPVSRGRDSYGGPPRREPMPSRRDVYMSPRDDGYSTKDSYSSRDYPSSRDTRDYAPPPRDYAYRDYGHSSSRDEYPSRGYSDRDGYGGGRDRDYSDHPSGGSYRDSYESYGNSRSAPPARGPPPSYGGSSRYDDYGSTRDGYGSRESYSSSRSDVYSSGRDRVGRQDRGLPPSMERGYPPPRDSYSSSSRGAPRGGGRGGSRSDRGGGRSRY
- the RBMX gene encoding RNA-binding motif protein, X chromosome isoform X1; protein product: MVEADRPGKLFIGGLNTETNEKALEAVFGKYGRIVEVLLMKDRETNKSRGFAFVTFESPADAKDAARDMNGKSLDGKAIKVEQATKPSFESGGRRGPPPPSRSRGPPRGLRGGRGGSGARGPPSRGSHLGSSRGPLPMKRGPPPRSGGPPPKRSAPSGPVRSSSGMGGRAPVSRGRDSYGGPPRREPMPSRRDVYMSPRDDGYSTKDSYSSRDYPSSRDTRDYAPPPRDYAYRDYGHSSSRDEYPSRGYSFSSYSDRDGYGGGRDRDYSDHPSGGSYRDSYESYGNSRSAPPARGPPPSYGGSSRYDDYGSTRDGYGSRESYSSSRSDVYSSGRDRVGRQDRGLPPSMERGYPPPRDSYSSSSRGAPRGGGRGGSRSDRGGGRSRY